The Planktothrix serta PCC 8927 genome contains the following window.
ATATTATTTGGAAACGACTGATCGACTTTTGGGAAGATAATACAGCCCAAACTTCTCAAGAAAAGTTTTTCAATGACTTTGCGATTAAAACTTTGGAATGGGTCAGTAAAGGGAAAATTCCTCAGTACAATTTAAGTCCTTATTCCCCCATCGTTAAAGCTTGGTTTTCCTTTTCGACCCAAGGTTTACGGAGTCGATTTACCAATTTTGAGGAATTACTAGGAGCCCATATTGATTTCTCAGAATTAGCGACTTGGGGTATGCAACCTGAACCGCCAATCTTACTGATCGGCGCTTGTAATATCCTCACAGGCCGATTACATAAATTCAACTCCTATCAAGAAGCTATTAAACTCGAACATATCTTGGCTTCTGCTTGCATACCTAACCTTTTCCCTGCCGTTTCTATTGAAGAAATGGCTTATTGGGACGGACTTTTTTCTGATAATCCACCGATTGATTCTTTGATTAAAAGCAATTTTGTCGGAATTGCCAATCTTCCCCAGGAAATTTGGGTAATTAAAATTAATCCCACAACCCGCGATAAAATCCCCACAGCCCCCGATGATATTGCCGATCGCCGTAATGAATTAGAGGGAAATCTCTCTTTATTTCAGAGCCTCGGTGAAATTGAAAATCTCAATAATCTCTTTTTAATGGGAGCATTTAACGAGGAATTTCTCGCCCAAATTGATGTGAAAGAACCGATGAAAATTCCTAAATCTTTTCCTGATGATCCCGACCGGGATTACCATATCCCCATGATTGAAATGTCTGAAGATTTAGCCAAAATATTGAATTATGAAAGTAAATTAGATCGCTCTCCAGAAATGATTAATCGGTTGATTCAAGACGGGGAAAAACAAGGTAAAAAATTTATTGAAACCCGATTAAAACAGATGGGTTTGAAGTAACAATAGGGAGCGAGTTTAATGTTCCAAGTCGGTGAAGTTTCCCGTCGTTTGGGACTTAATCCCCAAACGTTATACTTTTACGAGCGGATTAAATTAATTCCCTCTCCCCAACGCACGGTTGCAGGGTATCGGCTTTATACCCAGGAAGATATAGAGCGGATTGTTTTTATTACTCGCGCTAAATCTTTGGGGTTAAGTTTAGAAGAAATTAAAGATATTTTAGTGTTAAAAGATGGGGGAGAACTCACCTGTCAAGCGGTCTATGACCGACTCAGCCAAAAAATTCAAGATATTCAAGAAAATATCCACAAATTGCAGACCCTCCACGATGAGTTATTGCCATTATTAGAACAATGTCATCGCAATTTTGACCATCCTGATCCGACTCATCAATGTATCGTTCTGGAAAAAGATTGAAAAAATTTCTAAAAACCCTTGACCTTATACTCATGTATAGGGATTATTCTAGGACTTAACCCCCTAACCCTCTATAAAGAAAAGGAGTTAAGTCATGAATACGATCAAGATTGAAGTCTTAGGAACAGGTTGTAAAAAATGTCAGCAGTTAGAAGCCAATACTCAGGAAGCGCTCGCCTCCCTCAATCTCAATGCAGACGTGCTGCATATTACTGACCCCATCGAAATTGCTAAACGTGGGGTAATGTCTACCCCCGCATTAGTCGTGAATGGCAAAGTTGTGAGTAAAGGAAAAGTGCTCACTCCCGCAGAGATTCAACCGCTACTATCAGTTTAAAAATCGAAGGATAAATTATGTTCGATCCCTTTTATCTTTTTGACTGGTTGGCTACCCAGATTGTGACGCAACTGTTGGGTTTATCAATAGAATCTCATCTGGGAGCCAGCTTACATTTTTTCCTCTATGATGTCCCTAAAATATTAACCTTGCTAATAGTAATTAGCTTTATCGTTGGGACATTTCAAAGCTTTTTAGAACCGGAGAAAGTGCGAAAACTTTTAGAAGGTAAACGGA
Protein-coding sequences here:
- a CDS encoding heavy metal-responsive transcriptional regulator, with the protein product MFQVGEVSRRLGLNPQTLYFYERIKLIPSPQRTVAGYRLYTQEDIERIVFITRAKSLGLSLEEIKDILVLKDGGELTCQAVYDRLSQKIQDIQENIHKLQTLHDELLPLLEQCHRNFDHPDPTHQCIVLEKD
- a CDS encoding patatin-like phospholipase family protein; this translates as MKPKIAIACQGGGSQTAFTAGVFKALFENKIQDYFNIVSLSGTSGGAICAFLIWYALKKGDDIIWKRLIDFWEDNTAQTSQEKFFNDFAIKTLEWVSKGKIPQYNLSPYSPIVKAWFSFSTQGLRSRFTNFEELLGAHIDFSELATWGMQPEPPILLIGACNILTGRLHKFNSYQEAIKLEHILASACIPNLFPAVSIEEMAYWDGLFSDNPPIDSLIKSNFVGIANLPQEIWVIKINPTTRDKIPTAPDDIADRRNELEGNLSLFQSLGEIENLNNLFLMGAFNEEFLAQIDVKEPMKIPKSFPDDPDRDYHIPMIEMSEDLAKILNYESKLDRSPEMINRLIQDGEKQGKKFIETRLKQMGLK
- a CDS encoding thioredoxin family protein, which gives rise to MNTIKIEVLGTGCKKCQQLEANTQEALASLNLNADVLHITDPIEIAKRGVMSTPALVVNGKVVSKGKVLTPAEIQPLLSV